From Cecembia calidifontis, one genomic window encodes:
- a CDS encoding AMP-dependent synthetase/ligase: MQITRLFDLINHQIATYDKDVSLAQKIEGKWKTYSSRELKKIVDNLSLAFLSSGIDKDDKVAIISNNRPEWNFIDLALQQIGAISVPMYPTISADDYNYIFQHAEVKKIFVGDREIFEKAVEGSKDMEVQILSFDKVEGCDYWEDFMAKGEASNLADLERKKEEVKSEDIFTIIYTSGTTGRPKGVMLTHNNVISNLFAIEDRIVAPKGVAKALSFLPLCHIYERVGSFCFIYMGISIYYAESMETIGDNLKEVQPHVFNTVPRLLEKVYDKIVSKGYELTGIKKSLFFWALNLGLRYEPNKDQGAWYNFQLKMANKIIFSKWREALGGNVMQINSGASALQPRLARVFWAAGIPVCEGYGLTETSPVISASICNHKDIRIGMVGKIVKDVEVKIAADGEILVKGPNVMKGYYKQPDLTAEVIDAEGWFHTGDIGELHEGNYLKITDRKKEMFKTSGGKYIAPQPMENKFKESPLIDQIIVVGENRNFPAALIVPNFQGLRDWCHHKDIPYTTDSEMLQKSEIQEKFQREVDNQNKYFGKWEQIKKFKILNTTWGVETGELTPTMKLKRKVIHEKYAKEIEEMYSGN; the protein is encoded by the coding sequence ATGCAAATCACCAGATTATTCGATCTCATAAACCACCAAATAGCCACCTACGATAAGGATGTATCTTTGGCCCAGAAGATAGAGGGTAAATGGAAAACTTATTCTTCCAGGGAATTAAAGAAAATTGTTGACAATTTAAGCTTGGCATTTTTGTCATCCGGTATTGATAAGGATGATAAGGTGGCCATTATTTCCAATAACAGACCTGAATGGAACTTTATAGATTTAGCCCTGCAGCAAATTGGAGCCATCTCTGTTCCTATGTATCCGACCATTTCAGCTGACGATTACAATTATATTTTTCAACATGCAGAGGTCAAGAAAATTTTTGTCGGTGACAGGGAAATATTTGAAAAAGCTGTCGAAGGATCTAAAGACATGGAGGTACAGATTTTGTCATTTGATAAAGTCGAAGGCTGTGATTATTGGGAAGATTTTATGGCCAAAGGTGAAGCAAGTAACCTGGCAGATCTGGAAAGAAAAAAAGAAGAAGTCAAATCAGAAGATATTTTTACCATCATTTATACCTCAGGCACTACTGGTAGACCCAAAGGTGTAATGCTGACCCATAATAACGTAATCAGTAATTTGTTTGCCATTGAGGATAGAATAGTTGCTCCAAAAGGGGTAGCAAAAGCACTGAGCTTTTTGCCTCTTTGCCATATTTATGAAAGGGTAGGATCATTCTGTTTTATCTACATGGGCATTTCCATTTATTATGCAGAAAGCATGGAAACCATCGGAGATAACCTTAAAGAAGTACAGCCACATGTGTTCAATACAGTACCAAGGTTATTAGAGAAAGTGTATGATAAAATTGTATCCAAAGGCTACGAATTGACTGGAATAAAGAAATCACTCTTCTTCTGGGCTTTGAATTTGGGACTTAGGTATGAACCAAATAAGGACCAAGGAGCATGGTATAATTTTCAGTTGAAAATGGCCAATAAAATCATTTTCAGCAAGTGGAGGGAGGCATTGGGTGGAAATGTCATGCAGATCAATTCAGGTGCTTCTGCCCTTCAACCAAGATTGGCCCGGGTATTTTGGGCTGCCGGGATTCCTGTTTGTGAGGGTTACGGTTTGACAGAAACATCTCCTGTAATATCTGCTTCTATTTGCAACCATAAAGACATCAGGATAGGTATGGTTGGGAAGATTGTAAAAGATGTAGAAGTAAAAATTGCTGCAGATGGAGAAATTTTGGTCAAAGGACCCAATGTAATGAAGGGTTATTACAAACAACCCGATCTTACAGCAGAGGTAATCGATGCAGAGGGATGGTTCCATACCGGAGATATTGGAGAACTACATGAGGGAAATTACCTGAAGATTACTGACCGCAAAAAAGAAATGTTCAAAACATCCGGCGGAAAATATATTGCTCCTCAGCCAATGGAAAATAAATTCAAGGAATCTCCTCTAATCGATCAGATTATTGTGGTCGGTGAAAACAGGAATTTCCCAGCTGCTTTGATTGTCCCAAATTTTCAGGGTTTGCGTGACTGGTGCCACCACAAAGACATTCCTTACACTACGGATTCTGAGATGCTTCAAAAGTCCGAAATCCAGGAAAAATTCCAGAGAGAGGTGGACAATCAAAATAAGTACTTTGGTAAATGGGAACAAATTAAAAAATTCAAAATCCTCAATACTACTTGGGGTGTAGAAACAGGAGAGCTTACCCCTACCATGAAGCTCAAGCGTAAAGTGATCCATGAAAAATATGCCAAAGAAATAGAGGAGATGTATTCAGGAAATTAA
- a CDS encoding Ig-like domain-containing domain, which yields MGGPKDEDPPKLLSINPENESINTKPSTIELLFNEYVKVENANKHIIVTPRINKQEMEVIANRNRVLIKLNQDLEDSTTYVFNFQKTIKDITEGNAPENLRLVFSTGPDIDSLTFSGKVDYLFLQKEVLLKDVYVGLYEVNDTTDVLTAPPYYIGATDSLGNFRLTNIKEGKYLAYAWHDANNSLKAEEKQEAYSFIKDTILIDKNIDGAQFYLSKADVSEFKVNRSISVGSNFDIVLSKYPVEISIENEGLNETLFYRQNDKTLRLYHTQVLNDSIPVRLQLKDSVGFNLDTLLYAKFMESERKKEALETKLEGKKNFVDILQTNFKFNKPLQKINFDSLLIKYDTAGIIQVDKNFIYFSDSLDRTSLTFRWSIPDSISNESFTLYAGDSTFIDIESEFNQDKLESTFKRLKKETLSDEVKVKVNTSELPLIVQITDKRDEIIAERYLTESNVATFQYVEPGSYYIRAIVDRNKNKRWDTSNLREWRYAEPVYYVENQNAENSKDVTVRGGWVLELEINPRKEQGLIKDEKIEEEKPTEGKEIEKISVDK from the coding sequence ATGGGAGGTCCTAAGGATGAAGATCCGCCCAAATTACTTTCAATAAACCCTGAAAATGAATCTATCAATACGAAACCATCTACCATAGAACTGCTGTTCAACGAATACGTCAAGGTAGAAAATGCCAACAAACATATAATAGTCACTCCAAGGATCAACAAACAGGAAATGGAGGTGATAGCCAATAGGAACAGGGTCCTTATCAAACTAAACCAAGATTTGGAAGACAGTACTACCTATGTATTCAACTTCCAAAAAACAATCAAGGACATCACAGAAGGTAATGCCCCAGAAAACTTACGCTTGGTATTTTCTACAGGACCGGATATTGACAGCCTTACATTTTCAGGTAAAGTGGATTATTTATTCCTTCAAAAAGAGGTCTTATTAAAAGATGTATATGTAGGACTTTATGAAGTGAATGATACGACCGATGTACTTACAGCCCCGCCCTATTACATAGGGGCCACAGACTCTTTGGGAAATTTCAGATTGACAAATATCAAAGAAGGCAAATATTTGGCCTACGCCTGGCATGATGCCAACAACTCTTTGAAAGCAGAAGAAAAACAAGAAGCATATTCCTTTATAAAAGACACCATTTTAATAGATAAGAATATTGATGGGGCACAGTTTTATTTGAGTAAAGCTGATGTATCAGAATTCAAAGTTAACAGATCCATTTCTGTAGGATCAAATTTTGACATCGTCTTAAGCAAATATCCTGTTGAAATAAGCATTGAAAATGAAGGTTTAAATGAAACCTTATTTTACCGTCAAAATGACAAAACCTTAAGGCTATACCACACTCAGGTATTGAATGACAGTATTCCTGTACGACTACAATTAAAAGATTCTGTAGGTTTCAATTTGGATACGCTGCTCTATGCCAAATTTATGGAAAGTGAAAGAAAAAAAGAAGCATTGGAAACGAAGTTAGAAGGAAAGAAGAATTTTGTGGATATTCTTCAAACCAATTTTAAATTCAATAAACCTTTACAAAAAATAAACTTTGATTCACTTTTGATCAAATATGATACAGCGGGTATTATCCAGGTTGATAAAAACTTTATTTACTTTAGCGACAGCTTGGATAGAACTTCTCTTACTTTCCGATGGTCCATACCAGACAGTATCAGCAATGAATCCTTCACACTATATGCAGGCGATTCCACTTTTATAGATATAGAATCAGAATTCAACCAAGACAAGTTAGAATCTACATTTAAAAGGCTCAAGAAAGAGACTTTATCAGATGAGGTAAAAGTAAAAGTGAATACTTCGGAATTACCTTTGATCGTTCAGATAACAGACAAAAGGGATGAAATAATTGCTGAAAGGTATTTAACTGAATCCAATGTGGCAACATTTCAATATGTGGAACCGGGTAGCTATTACATAAGAGCGATTGTAGATAGAAACAAAAACAAGCGCTGGGATACCTCTAATTTAAGAGAATGGAGATATGCAGAACCAGTCTATTATGTAGAGAACCAAAATGCTGAAAATAGCAAGGATGTAACGGTCAGAGGAGGCTGGGTGTTGGAGCTGGAAATAAATCCCAGAAAAGAACAAGGACTTATAAAAGATGAAAAAATAGAAGAAGAAAAACCAACCGAAGGAAAAGAAATTGAAAAAATTTCTGTAGATAAGTAA
- a CDS encoding IS4 family transposase encodes MSNITLFSQIIKKIERSIFKKLVEEKQTDKGCKGFDSWTHLVSMLFCHFAKSTSVRDISNGLRSATGNLNHLGIAKAPSKSSISYQNKRRDSDLFKELYYGLLKHLGQQASLSRVKLRIKAPVYLLDSTVVSLCLSMFDWATFRTKKGAVKMHTLLDYDGKLPVYVNITEGSMADNKGAYDIPLEKGSVIVADRYYNDFPMLNIWDSKGVFFVIRHKDNLKFSTINERRLPENTAQEVLIDEEIELVNPQSKVKYPGKLRRVAVWDEKNRQTVELITNNFKWSAKTIGDLYRCRWEIEIFFRDIKQLLHIKTFIGTSKNAVMIQIWTALITILLLKVMKATAKFGWHLSNLVAFIRLNIFVKIELQKWLDKPFEDHEKPPQKSQQGVLFPDYR; translated from the coding sequence ATGAGTAATATTACATTGTTTTCTCAGATTATTAAAAAAATCGAGCGTTCAATTTTCAAGAAACTGGTTGAAGAGAAGCAAACGGACAAGGGCTGCAAAGGCTTTGACAGCTGGACGCATTTGGTTTCCATGCTTTTTTGCCATTTTGCCAAAAGTACTTCTGTAAGGGATATTTCAAACGGCCTGCGTTCGGCCACGGGGAACCTCAACCATCTGGGGATTGCCAAGGCACCATCCAAGTCCAGTATCAGTTATCAGAACAAGCGCAGGGACTCTGACCTGTTCAAGGAGCTGTATTACGGGCTTCTGAAGCATTTAGGACAGCAGGCGTCCCTGAGCAGGGTAAAACTACGGATCAAGGCTCCCGTCTATCTGCTCGACTCCACGGTGGTAAGTCTTTGCCTTTCGATGTTTGACTGGGCAACCTTCAGGACCAAAAAGGGTGCTGTAAAGATGCATACGCTTCTGGACTATGACGGGAAACTCCCTGTTTATGTGAATATTACAGAAGGAAGTATGGCAGACAATAAAGGCGCTTATGATATTCCTTTGGAGAAAGGATCCGTTATAGTGGCGGACCGCTATTACAATGACTTTCCGATGCTCAACATTTGGGACAGCAAGGGGGTCTTTTTCGTCATAAGGCACAAGGATAACCTTAAGTTCAGCACAATCAATGAACGTCGACTCCCTGAAAATACTGCACAGGAAGTACTGATAGACGAAGAAATTGAACTGGTAAACCCGCAGTCAAAAGTGAAGTACCCCGGAAAACTCAGAAGAGTGGCTGTATGGGACGAAAAAAACCGACAGACCGTCGAACTGATTACCAATAACTTCAAATGGTCAGCAAAGACAATCGGTGATCTTTACCGGTGCCGATGGGAGATTGAGATCTTCTTCAGGGACATCAAGCAGTTACTCCATATCAAAACCTTTATCGGAACATCGAAAAATGCCGTGATGATCCAGATATGGACCGCGCTGATCACCATTCTGCTCCTAAAAGTGATGAAGGCAACCGCTAAATTCGGATGGCATCTGTCCAATCTGGTTGCATTTATCAGACTGAACATATTCGTTAAAATAGAGCTGCAAAAGTGGCTGGACAAACCCTTTGAAGACCATGAAAAACCTCCTCAAAAAAGCCAACAGGGGGTTCTATTTCCGGATTACAGATAA
- the mnmG gene encoding tRNA uridine-5-carboxymethylaminomethyl(34) synthesis enzyme MnmG, with product MFPEYDVIVVGAGHAGCEAAHAAAKMGAKVLLCTMNMNTIAQMSCNPAMGGVAKGQIVREIDALGGMSGIISDKSMIQFRMLNRSKGPAMWSPRTQNDRMRFAEEWRLALEATPGVDFWQEMVNGIVVKDNRVVGVRTSIGLEIRSKSVVLTNGTFLNGVIHIGEKQFGGGRTGESAAKGITEQLVSLGFEAGRMKTGTPPRVDGRSLDYSRMEVQEGDENPEKFSYSDETSPLKEQRNCWITYTNKEVHETLETGFDRSPMFNGRIQGLGPRYCPSIEDKINRFAERERHQIFVEPEGWNTIEIYVNGFSTSLPEDVQFKAMRKIPGFENAKMFRPGYAIEYDFFPPTQLKLTLETHLIENLFFAGQINGTTGYEEAASQGLIAGINAALKVKEEEPFILKRSDAYIGVLIDDLINKGTEEPYRMFTSRAEFRLLLRQDNADLRLTQLGHQIGLADDTRLEKMLDKKSDTAKLINDLKQKRLSPDIINEGLEGYETATVKEKISVEKLLKRPQLGLNEIMELDKELKTYLSKYSKEVLEQAEIQIKYESYIEKEQQMVEKLNSMENFKIPPHFDYLAVPALSAEGKQKLHKIRPETLGQASRISGVSPADLSILTVYLGR from the coding sequence ATGTTTCCAGAATATGATGTGATCGTAGTGGGCGCAGGTCATGCAGGCTGTGAAGCTGCACATGCTGCAGCCAAAATGGGAGCGAAAGTCCTCCTATGTACCATGAATATGAATACCATTGCCCAGATGTCCTGTAACCCAGCCATGGGAGGTGTGGCAAAAGGTCAGATTGTAAGAGAGATTGATGCCTTAGGGGGAATGTCAGGTATCATATCTGATAAATCCATGATACAATTCCGAATGCTCAACCGGTCCAAAGGTCCGGCTATGTGGTCTCCAAGAACACAAAATGACCGAATGCGTTTTGCTGAGGAATGGAGATTGGCTTTGGAAGCTACACCAGGTGTTGACTTTTGGCAAGAGATGGTCAATGGCATAGTAGTTAAAGACAATAGGGTAGTAGGTGTCAGAACAAGCATTGGACTGGAAATAAGATCAAAAAGTGTTGTTCTGACCAACGGAACTTTCCTTAACGGAGTCATCCATATTGGAGAAAAACAATTTGGAGGAGGGCGAACAGGAGAATCTGCAGCTAAAGGTATTACTGAACAGTTGGTTTCATTAGGCTTTGAAGCGGGAAGAATGAAAACCGGCACACCTCCAAGAGTAGATGGCAGATCTTTGGACTATAGCAGAATGGAAGTTCAGGAAGGTGACGAAAACCCCGAAAAATTCTCCTATTCAGATGAAACGAGCCCATTAAAAGAACAGAGAAATTGCTGGATTACCTATACCAATAAGGAAGTCCATGAAACCTTGGAAACAGGTTTTGATAGGTCACCTATGTTCAATGGAAGAATTCAGGGCCTTGGCCCTAGATATTGCCCATCTATCGAAGACAAAATCAACAGGTTTGCAGAAAGGGAAAGACATCAGATTTTCGTGGAGCCAGAAGGTTGGAATACGATAGAAATCTATGTCAATGGCTTTTCTACATCCTTACCTGAAGATGTACAGTTTAAAGCGATGCGGAAAATACCCGGATTTGAAAACGCCAAGATGTTCAGACCAGGTTATGCCATAGAATACGATTTCTTTCCTCCTACACAGTTGAAATTAACTCTGGAAACTCACCTGATAGAAAACCTTTTCTTTGCTGGACAGATCAACGGTACCACCGGTTATGAGGAAGCTGCTTCCCAAGGATTGATTGCAGGAATCAATGCAGCATTAAAAGTAAAAGAAGAAGAACCATTCATCCTCAAAAGATCTGATGCTTATATTGGTGTACTGATTGATGATCTCATCAATAAAGGTACAGAGGAACCCTATAGAATGTTTACTTCCCGGGCGGAATTTAGATTATTGTTGAGACAGGATAATGCTGATTTAAGGCTGACCCAATTGGGTCACCAAATAGGCTTAGCTGATGATACAAGATTAGAAAAGATGCTGGACAAAAAATCCGATACCGCCAAATTGATCAATGACCTCAAACAAAAAAGATTGTCTCCTGATATCATCAATGAAGGACTCGAAGGATATGAAACAGCTACCGTCAAGGAAAAAATAAGTGTAGAAAAACTGCTAAAAAGACCACAGCTAGGCTTAAACGAAATCATGGAACTGGATAAGGAACTCAAAACTTACCTCTCCAAATATTCTAAAGAAGTCTTGGAACAGGCAGAAATTCAAATCAAATACGAAAGTTATATCGAAAAAGAGCAACAGATGGTGGAGAAATTGAACAGCATGGAAAATTTCAAAATCCCCCCACATTTTGATTACCTGGCTGTCCCTGCACTCTCAGCAGAAGGAAAACAAAAACTCCATAAAATCAGACCAGAAACATTGGGACAGGCTTCAAGAATAAGTGGAGTTTCACCAGCTGACTTATCCATATTAACCGTCTACTTGGGAAGATGA
- a CDS encoding transposase translates to MTKTVREFNRYSISFKKQVVEEVENGSSYSYLQKKYDIRGAETIQRWVRSFGRDHLLNKRVRIETMDEKRRLKELEEENKRLKLALADSIVANKMLETLIDVANDEYKTDLKKNFGNGLFQKGLKK, encoded by the coding sequence ATGACAAAAACGGTTCGGGAATTTAACAGGTACAGTATTAGCTTCAAGAAGCAAGTAGTAGAGGAGGTGGAAAATGGAAGTTCCTATTCTTATCTTCAAAAGAAGTATGATATTAGAGGAGCGGAGACGATCCAGAGGTGGGTCAGGTCCTTTGGCAGGGATCATTTGTTGAACAAAAGGGTTAGAATAGAGACTATGGATGAGAAGAGAAGACTTAAGGAACTGGAAGAGGAGAACAAGAGGTTAAAACTTGCCTTGGCCGATTCGATAGTTGCCAACAAGATGCTTGAGACGCTGATAGATGTTGCAAATGATGAATACAAGACGGATTTAAAAAAAAACTTTGGCAACGGACTGTTTCAAAAAGGCCTGAAGAAGTGA
- a CDS encoding class I SAM-dependent methyltransferase, which produces MMNQRERLTKCPLCKSGLFLNLHEITDYAISKEKFLLCQCSKCDLIFTNPRPQQAFIQDYYESEDYISHQNKTNNLTNLLYKLVRIFTIRQKVAWLNSFNVAKGNLLDIGCGTGYFLKAAKKSGWKVTGIEPNKTARKTAKEKGLKVITDLDKINDKKLYHCISLFHVLEHVHELRKTIKKLIHLLEENGTIMIAVPNHSSLDAQHYKEHWAAWDVPRHLYHFNHKSMAYLANEFKLHIDQILPMKFDSYYVSLLSEKYQNPDQSFLKQLQNGFINGMKSNKWAKNHNNNYSSLLFILKKS; this is translated from the coding sequence ATGATGAACCAAAGAGAAAGATTGACCAAATGCCCACTTTGTAAAAGTGGGCTTTTTCTTAATCTCCATGAAATAACAGACTATGCCATCAGTAAAGAAAAATTCCTTCTTTGCCAATGCAGCAAATGTGATCTGATATTTACCAATCCAAGACCTCAACAAGCATTCATACAGGACTATTACGAATCTGAAGATTATATATCCCACCAAAATAAAACCAATAACCTGACCAACCTGCTGTACAAATTGGTCAGGATTTTTACCATAAGACAAAAAGTTGCTTGGCTCAATTCCTTTAATGTAGCAAAAGGAAACCTATTGGACATTGGTTGTGGTACGGGGTATTTTTTAAAAGCTGCAAAAAAAAGTGGTTGGAAAGTTACAGGCATAGAACCCAACAAAACAGCCAGAAAAACAGCCAAAGAAAAAGGATTAAAAGTCATCACAGACCTTGATAAAATTAATGACAAAAAATTATACCATTGCATCAGCTTATTCCATGTTCTGGAACATGTACACGAATTAAGGAAAACCATCAAGAAATTGATCCATCTGCTCGAAGAAAATGGAACCATAATGATTGCTGTTCCCAATCATAGTTCATTGGACGCACAGCATTACAAAGAACATTGGGCAGCTTGGGACGTTCCAAGACATCTATATCACTTCAACCATAAAAGCATGGCTTATTTGGCCAATGAATTCAAACTACACATTGATCAAATACTGCCCATGAAATTTGATAGCTATTATGTTTCTTTGCTATCGGAAAAATACCAAAATCCAGATCAATCATTCTTGAAACAATTGCAAAATGGATTTATTAATGGAATGAAATCAAACAAATGGGCAAAAAATCATAACAATAATTACTCGAGTTTATTGTTCATATTAAAGAAATCATGA
- a CDS encoding BT4734/BF3469 family protein, whose protein sequence is MKSILDIEVSCFAYYNEVNHPKTVNLLAWLTSTKYKDKVDLIRSLDDKKERGLLKSKLPAITPSAILKNRISEIPLNEKLIKHTGFIQIDIDLAKGNIEISNWNDLKDEISKLPQIAYFGLSASGKGYWGLIPIPPDPDNHSGYFDTLHGIFLHQWGIELDGLPKNITSLRGYSYDLDAYFNHEAKTFTVLKKPVTVAKIPPKINPAPVTDGKYQWIENWILSKISEAMPGDRHNARLKYSRLAGGLIAGGYLPASVEQSIIDSYLSQYGNEDTKEIQDREIEAVKYGIAEGIKAPATPPPIRCLFVAFTDIKDYSDKAFKIWQGDDKFYIPKSTVFEILDFGFYVLEYYLKKERKKDDRKPPAYQSTAWKEFPFDADPIHQIIEKKTLIHDDYQTEFDSTEAEIRETEKRNQRLRSDIERIKQESQGMESLFIQVATLVKWEWIEPGCIKEPQGKDRLFRLKYYTT, encoded by the coding sequence ATGAAATCAATACTGGATATAGAAGTAAGCTGTTTTGCTTATTACAATGAAGTGAATCACCCCAAGACAGTCAATTTGTTAGCATGGTTAACGTCCACCAAGTACAAAGACAAAGTGGATCTTATCAGGTCACTGGATGACAAGAAAGAAAGGGGGTTATTAAAATCCAAACTGCCTGCCATCACCCCAAGTGCAATTTTAAAAAATAGGATATCAGAAATCCCATTGAATGAAAAACTAATAAAACATACTGGATTTATTCAAATAGACATTGATTTGGCAAAGGGAAATATTGAAATATCAAACTGGAATGATTTAAAAGACGAAATATCCAAACTGCCACAGATAGCATATTTCGGACTGTCTGCATCAGGGAAAGGATATTGGGGACTGATCCCCATCCCCCCTGATCCTGATAATCACAGTGGATATTTTGACACCCTACATGGAATTTTCTTGCATCAATGGGGGATTGAACTGGATGGATTGCCTAAAAATATTACATCACTTAGGGGTTATTCATACGATTTGGACGCTTATTTTAATCATGAGGCAAAGACATTCACAGTCTTAAAAAAGCCTGTCACAGTGGCTAAAATACCCCCTAAAATCAATCCTGCACCTGTCACAGATGGAAAGTATCAATGGATAGAAAATTGGATCTTATCCAAGATATCGGAAGCCATGCCCGGGGACAGGCATAATGCCCGCCTGAAATATTCAAGACTGGCAGGGGGACTGATAGCAGGGGGATATTTGCCCGCATCAGTGGAACAAAGCATTATTGACAGTTATCTGTCACAATATGGGAACGAAGACACCAAAGAAATCCAAGACAGGGAAATAGAGGCCGTCAAATATGGGATAGCTGAGGGAATAAAAGCACCTGCCACGCCTCCACCCATCAGATGTTTGTTTGTGGCATTCACCGATATAAAAGACTATTCAGATAAGGCATTCAAGATATGGCAGGGGGATGACAAATTTTATATCCCCAAATCCACAGTCTTTGAAATACTGGATTTTGGCTTTTATGTATTGGAATATTATCTGAAAAAGGAAAGAAAAAAAGATGACAGGAAACCGCCCGCCTATCAGTCCACAGCATGGAAAGAATTTCCTTTTGATGCAGACCCCATCCATCAGATCATTGAAAAAAAAACTTTAATCCATGATGACTACCAAACCGAGTTTGACAGCACTGAGGCAGAAATTAGAGAAACTGAGAAAAGAAACCAAAGACTTAGAAGCGATATTGAAAGAATCAAACAGGAATCACAGGGAATGGAAAGTCTGTTTATACAGGTTGCAACGCTTGTTAAATGGGAATGGATTGAACCCGGATGCATTAAAGAACCACAGGGAAAAGATAGATTATTTCGATTGAAATATTATACTACATAG
- a CDS encoding IS3 family transposase: protein MSVKSGCTYFGYSRSAYYGWMDSKLKEEAQYDLVLELVRDYRRTHPMMGTRKLQELIREDAVRLEISIGRDRLFELLRSEGLLVKRKRKYVVTTQSFMRYSKYEDLFNGNVWTTAHQAWVSDITYIRVGDSFRYLYLITDAYSRKIVGWYLGNTLESKCAVEALKMAIEQCPSTEGIVHHSDRGFQYCSKIYTELLEKEGIKSSMGEAGNCYDNAMAERVNGILKIEYKLGDRFKNLKEAFAAVRHGVWAYNEKRPHCSLNMKKPIEVHEGLTVFSSLKRKSSPRQRPVEATKNPLYRLYLGFFIFGGQFGGQFAGNRSVFLQFFIMSKNADLT from the coding sequence GTGAGCGTTAAGTCCGGTTGTACTTACTTTGGTTACAGTAGGTCAGCATATTATGGTTGGATGGACTCCAAGTTGAAGGAGGAAGCGCAATACGACCTGGTATTGGAGCTTGTCCGGGATTACCGGAGGACGCATCCGATGATGGGCACAAGAAAGCTTCAGGAGTTGATCAGAGAAGATGCGGTGAGGTTGGAGATCAGCATAGGAAGGGACAGGCTCTTTGAGTTGTTGCGTTCTGAAGGCTTGCTGGTCAAGCGCAAGAGGAAGTATGTTGTTACAACGCAGTCATTTATGCGCTACAGTAAATATGAGGATCTGTTCAATGGCAATGTCTGGACCACTGCCCATCAGGCCTGGGTTTCGGACATAACCTATATCCGTGTCGGGGATTCCTTCAGGTACCTGTATCTTATTACCGATGCATACAGCAGGAAGATAGTAGGATGGTATTTGGGGAATACGCTTGAGTCAAAATGTGCTGTAGAAGCCTTAAAAATGGCGATAGAACAATGTCCGTCAACAGAAGGCATTGTTCATCACTCAGATAGGGGCTTTCAGTATTGCAGTAAGATTTATACTGAATTACTGGAAAAGGAAGGTATAAAGTCCAGTATGGGAGAAGCAGGGAATTGCTATGATAATGCAATGGCAGAGCGGGTTAACGGGATTCTGAAGATTGAATATAAACTTGGGGACAGGTTTAAGAATCTCAAAGAAGCGTTTGCAGCAGTAAGGCATGGAGTATGGGCCTACAATGAAAAGAGGCCACATTGTTCATTAAATATGAAGAAGCCGATTGAGGTACATGAGGGACTAACAGTGTTTTCATCTCTCAAACGCAAAAGTAGCCCAAGACAGAGACCTGTCGAGGCTACAAAAAACCCCTTATACAGGCTGTATTTGGGGTTTTTCATTTTTGGGGGACAGTTTGGGGGACAGTTTGCAGGGAATAGGTCTGTTTTTTTGCAGTTTTTTATCATGTCGAAAAATGCAGACTTAACTTAG